In Leuconostocaceae bacterium ESL0723, the following proteins share a genomic window:
- a CDS encoding nitronate monooxygenase, which translates to MTVNISNPIFEKLGMKYPIVEGGMTWAGSGALAAAVSEAGGLGIIGTGYWHGDEVRREVRRAKELTDKPFGVNVMLMSRHIREVFDVILEEGVKVVATGAGDPSPFLDELHAAGIVVMPVVPSSSMARMMERKGVDAVVAEGMESGGHIGHMTTMALIPQVVDAVDIPVIAAGGIADGRGAAAAFMLGASGIQMGTRFLTAAESEIHPNFKKKVLKAKDIDTIVTGNVLGNRARVLKNKMSKNFVKNEVNELQKPKPNYEQMEKLESGTLKAAVVEGDKDGGAFMAGQISGLVNDEKPVAEILDDIWSQATELMGIPNTTK; encoded by the coding sequence ATGACTGTAAACATTAGTAACCCCATTTTTGAAAAATTAGGCATGAAATACCCAATTGTCGAAGGTGGCATGACCTGGGCAGGTAGCGGAGCACTGGCTGCTGCCGTTTCCGAAGCCGGTGGTCTGGGCATTATTGGAACCGGTTACTGGCACGGTGATGAAGTTCGTCGTGAAGTCCGCCGGGCCAAGGAATTAACTGACAAGCCTTTCGGTGTGAACGTGATGCTGATGAGCCGTCACATCCGCGAAGTCTTTGACGTGATTTTAGAAGAAGGCGTTAAGGTCGTGGCCACTGGTGCCGGTGATCCTTCACCTTTCTTGGATGAACTGCATGCGGCTGGGATTGTTGTGATGCCAGTTGTGCCTTCTTCTTCAATGGCTCGGATGATGGAACGTAAGGGTGTTGATGCCGTGGTGGCTGAAGGGATGGAGTCCGGTGGTCATATTGGCCACATGACGACCATGGCCCTGATTCCCCAGGTGGTCGATGCCGTTGATATCCCGGTCATTGCGGCTGGTGGTATCGCCGATGGCCGTGGCGCTGCGGCAGCCTTTATGCTCGGTGCTTCTGGCATTCAGATGGGTACCCGTTTCTTAACGGCCGCTGAATCTGAAATCCACCCCAACTTCAAAAAGAAGGTCTTAAAGGCCAAGGACATCGACACGATTGTGACTGGAAATGTTCTGGGTAACCGGGCCCGCGTCTTGAAAAACAAGATGTCTAAGAACTTCGTTAAAAACGAAGTCAACGAACTGCAAAAGCCAAAGCCCAACTACGAACAGATGGAAAAGCTGGAGTCTGGTACCTTAAAGGCCGCCGTGGTCGAAGGTGACAAGGACGGCGGCGCCTTCATGGCTGGTCAGATTTCTGGTTTGGTCAACGATGAAAAGCCAGTTGCTGAGATTTTGGATGATATTTGGAGCCAAGCCACTGAGTTGATGGGCATTCCAAACACCACCAAGTAA
- a CDS encoding acyl carrier protein: MTDEEIFNKVQEILVDQFDLDDDEVTLTTNLTDDIDADSLDLFEVLNRVEDDFDIKLEVAENIKTVQDLVNAIKEQEAKK, from the coding sequence ATGACTGACGAAGAAATTTTTAACAAGGTACAGGAAATCTTGGTTGACCAGTTCGACTTGGACGATGACGAAGTGACTTTGACGACTAACTTGACTGATGACATCGATGCCGATTCATTGGACTTGTTTGAAGTTTTGAACCGGGTTGAAGATGACTTTGACATTAAGTTGGAAGTTGCTGAAAACATCAAGACTGTCCAAGACTTGGTTAATGCTATTAAAGAGCAAGAAGCTAAGAAGTAA
- a CDS encoding ketoacyl-ACP synthase III: MEQLKIVATAHQVPERVVTNDELSELMDTSDEWIYPRTGIHNRHVVTDENTSDLATAVAKKLLAESGWSADDLDFIIVGTMSPDALSPHTAAIVQGNIEAANAFAFDLNAACSGFVYGLSAASAFLSSGRYQRGMFIGAEVLSKLVDWKDRTVSVLFGDGAGGLLLERTDEPVGLIAEELQAYGDRGEAILTGRFANQNAFAGEISPLDPYFHQDGRSVYGFATREVPKVLDRALQKASLQADDIDLYLAHQANHRIIESIAKNFGQSMDKFPTNMAEYGNTSAGSTAILLDELRQSGQVKPGMKVAFVGFGGGLAIGAQIWQL, translated from the coding sequence ATGGAACAGTTAAAAATAGTGGCCACCGCCCACCAAGTACCGGAACGGGTGGTGACCAATGATGAATTAAGTGAGTTGATGGACACCAGTGACGAGTGGATTTACCCCCGCACTGGGATTCACAACCGCCACGTGGTCACGGACGAAAACACTTCCGACCTGGCCACGGCAGTTGCCAAAAAGCTCCTAGCCGAATCAGGCTGGTCTGCCGATGACTTGGACTTCATTATCGTGGGGACCATGTCCCCCGATGCTCTGTCACCGCATACGGCAGCCATCGTTCAAGGCAATATCGAGGCGGCAAATGCCTTTGCCTTTGACCTAAACGCGGCTTGCTCAGGCTTTGTTTATGGTTTGTCGGCGGCTTCAGCCTTCCTCTCATCTGGTCGTTACCAGCGGGGGATGTTTATCGGGGCTGAGGTCCTTTCCAAGTTAGTCGACTGGAAGGACCGGACGGTCTCGGTTCTCTTTGGAGATGGGGCTGGCGGTCTCCTGCTGGAACGGACTGATGAGCCGGTTGGGCTAATTGCCGAAGAATTGCAGGCCTATGGTGACCGTGGCGAGGCCATCTTGACCGGGCGTTTTGCTAATCAAAATGCCTTTGCCGGTGAGATTTCACCACTAGATCCTTACTTCCACCAGGACGGCCGCAGCGTTTATGGCTTTGCGACCCGCGAGGTGCCCAAGGTTCTGGACCGGGCCCTCCAGAAGGCTAGCCTGCAAGCCGATGATATCGACTTGTACCTGGCCCACCAGGCCAACCACCGGATTATTGAGTCGATTGCCAAGAACTTTGGCCAGTCGATGGACAAGTTCCCGACCAACATGGCCGAGTATGGTAATACTTCGGCGGGTTCAACCGCCATTTTGCTGGACGAACTGCGCCAAAGCGGCCAGGTTAAGCCGGGCATGAAGGTTGCCTTTGTTGGCTTTGGTGGCGGTCTGGCCATCGGAGCTCAAATCTGGCAACTCTAA
- a CDS encoding MarR family transcriptional regulator — MVKVAADFNFELANQDLAQVFANVTWIEEASLRQGPFQDLSMKEVHTIDAISMYEAKSASQVAKIVHLTPSAMTTAIDRLVEKGYVERRRSSKDRRVVHLGLTRAGRVVYRVHQGFHRGLTHSLFEDMNPVECATIERGIANLKRYLNRLMSEL, encoded by the coding sequence ATGGTTAAAGTAGCAGCAGATTTTAATTTTGAATTAGCTAATCAGGACCTGGCCCAGGTCTTTGCCAACGTGACCTGGATTGAAGAGGCCAGCCTGCGACAGGGACCTTTCCAGGACCTGTCGATGAAAGAAGTGCACACAATTGATGCCATCTCCATGTATGAGGCCAAGAGCGCTTCCCAGGTGGCCAAGATTGTTCACCTCACGCCCAGTGCGATGACCACGGCCATCGACCGCTTGGTGGAAAAGGGCTACGTGGAGCGGCGGCGTTCTTCTAAGGACCGCCGGGTGGTTCATCTCGGCCTGACCCGAGCGGGTCGGGTGGTTTACCGGGTCCACCAAGGTTTTCACCGCGGGCTGACCCACAGCCTCTTTGAGGATATGAACCCAGTCGAATGTGCCACCATTGAACGGGGCATTGCCAACTTGAAGCGGTACCTTAACCGCTTGATGAGTGAACTATAA
- the fabZ gene encoding 3-hydroxyacyl-ACP dehydratase FabZ — MPVLSTTEIMDLIPNRYPILYMDYVEEMVPDESIVAVKNVTINEQYFQGHFPGNPVMPGVLIIEALAQAASILILSSPQFKGKTAYMTGIDDAKFKKMVLPGDTLKLHVHFGKVRANMGSVIVEAKVGDKTATSAELMFVVAPDEEKSNG; from the coding sequence ATGCCAGTCCTATCAACTACGGAGATCATGGACTTGATCCCCAACCGCTACCCCATCTTGTACATGGATTACGTGGAAGAAATGGTCCCTGACGAGTCGATTGTGGCCGTTAAGAACGTGACCATCAACGAACAGTATTTCCAGGGTCACTTCCCTGGTAACCCAGTCATGCCTGGGGTTTTGATTATCGAAGCCCTGGCCCAGGCCGCTTCAATCTTGATTCTGTCTTCACCTCAGTTTAAGGGGAAGACTGCTTATATGACTGGGATTGACGATGCCAAGTTCAAGAAGATGGTCCTACCGGGCGACACCTTAAAGCTCCACGTCCACTTTGGTAAGGTGCGGGCCAACATGGGTAGTGTGATTGTTGAAGCCAAGGTCGGTGATAAGACCGCTACTTCAGCCGAGCTGATGTTTGTGGTCGCCCCCGATGAAGAAAAGAGCAATGGTTAA
- a CDS encoding YdcF family protein: protein MMILLGIAALLTSALVLVMAGMAARVWFRFRMRPLSLVLALFLLAVLLVAWAGWLWPGTAPTMKGLWWGSVTILILVDLAAFFLLVAMWVYAANHRQAPAAPYGVVLGAYLRDGYRVGPILASRIDAAMTAADAHQRRATLIFSGGQGFDENLPEGLAMRDYAAKTYAYPTNQLWVEDQSHNTYQNLVFTRQLIEKQGGQLNQPNQLLIFTSDYHVLRAAFLAHRIGLKTQVFGGPTRPKVRWRARLREYLAFLNLFYRPVIILVLVVYALSFLAAIYF from the coding sequence ATGATGATTTTGCTAGGGATTGCAGCTTTGTTGACCTCGGCTCTGGTTTTAGTCATGGCCGGCATGGCGGCCCGGGTCTGGTTCCGCTTTCGGATGCGGCCGCTTAGTCTGGTCTTAGCCCTCTTTTTGCTGGCGGTTCTTCTGGTGGCCTGGGCCGGTTGGCTCTGGCCGGGAACGGCTCCCACCATGAAGGGACTGTGGTGGGGGTCAGTTACAATCTTGATCTTGGTTGATTTGGCTGCTTTTTTCTTGTTAGTAGCGATGTGGGTCTATGCGGCTAACCACCGACAAGCCCCGGCGGCCCCCTATGGCGTGGTCCTGGGCGCCTACTTACGGGATGGTTACCGAGTCGGCCCGATTCTGGCCAGTCGAATTGACGCAGCCATGACGGCGGCCGATGCCCACCAGCGCCGAGCAACTTTAATCTTTTCCGGTGGCCAGGGGTTTGATGAAAATCTGCCCGAGGGCTTGGCCATGCGTGACTATGCCGCTAAAACCTATGCTTATCCTACCAATCAGCTCTGGGTCGAAGATCAGAGCCACAATACCTACCAGAACCTGGTCTTTACCCGTCAACTGATTGAAAAGCAGGGCGGTCAACTCAACCAGCCAAACCAACTGCTGATTTTTACTAGTGACTACCACGTCCTGCGCGCGGCCTTCCTGGCCCACCGGATTGGTCTGAAAACTCAGGTATTTGGCGGCCCAACCCGGCCAAAAGTCCGCTGGCGGGCCCGCCTGCGGGAGTACTTAGCCTTCTTAAATTTGTTTTACCGGCCGGTGATTATCCTGGTCCTAGTGGTTTATGCCCTGTCATTTTTGGCGGCAATTTATTTCTAG
- a CDS encoding metallophosphoesterase, whose protein sequence is MKVAFSSDNHFDINHLDVDEIMPLQARYLVEQGVEAYIITGDAFNDFGKTLKYAHDLQNELGDGVKVRFIAGNHEMGAGVTYDELESDLDPLYFHNKALDIGDDGVRIIGNNGWYDYSFVGDDYPESEIIRFKHEFWYDRRIEQPMSDPERFARNLRQIRDHLELAGDRKTVLVNHFVPRLDYIHRMPRGDSRLDILNAFLGSEKLGETADQSYTIATVFGHLHLHPAPLKVGNNNYYNVAVGYHTARVNEWGGNDFMGEWIEHLLILDL, encoded by the coding sequence TTGAAAGTCGCCTTTTCTTCAGACAATCACTTTGATATTAACCACTTAGACGTGGATGAAATTATGCCGCTGCAGGCCCGTTATTTGGTCGAGCAGGGCGTAGAAGCATACATTATTACCGGGGACGCCTTTAACGACTTTGGCAAGACCCTAAAATACGCCCATGACCTACAAAACGAACTGGGCGATGGCGTTAAGGTTCGTTTCATTGCGGGTAACCATGAAATGGGTGCTGGCGTCACTTATGACGAATTGGAAAGTGACTTAGACCCACTTTACTTCCATAATAAGGCCCTCGACATTGGTGACGATGGGGTCCGTATTATCGGAAACAATGGCTGGTACGATTACAGCTTTGTCGGTGATGACTATCCTGAATCAGAAATCATCCGCTTCAAGCATGAGTTCTGGTACGACCGTCGGATTGAGCAGCCCATGTCTGACCCCGAGCGTTTTGCCCGGAACCTACGCCAGATTCGCGACCACTTAGAACTGGCTGGCGACCGCAAGACGGTCCTAGTCAACCACTTTGTGCCGCGCTTGGACTACATTCATCGGATGCCCCGTGGTGATAGCCGTTTGGATATTCTCAACGCCTTCCTGGGTAGTGAGAAGCTGGGTGAAACTGCCGACCAGTCCTACACGATTGCGACGGTCTTTGGCCACCTGCACCTCCACCCGGCACCATTAAAGGTCGGTAACAACAACTACTACAATGTGGCCGTTGGTTATCACACCGCCCGGGTTAACGAGTGGGGTGGTAACGACTTCATGGGTGAGTGGATTGAACATTTGCTAATCTTAGACCTGTAA
- the gap gene encoding type I glyceraldehyde-3-phosphate dehydrogenase → MTVKIGINGFGRIGRLAFRRILELGDSAADIEVAAINDLTSPSMLAYLLKYDSTHGTLDAEVSADETGIVVNGKHYTVYAERDAHNIPWVKNDGVEYVLEATGFYTSAEKSQAHLDAGAKKVLISAPAGDVPTVVYGVNQDILKPDDKIVSAGSCTTQSLAPMARVLQDKFGVEVATMTTIHAFTSTQMILDGPKSKKFRSNRTASANTIPHSTGAAKAIGLVVPELKGKVDGHAQRVAVVDGSVTELTSVLSKKVSADEVNAAMKAAASDSFGYNEDEIVSSDIIGDTHGATFDATQTQIVEAGDKQLVKTVSWYDNEYGFTSNMIRTLLHFAHV, encoded by the coding sequence ATGACTGTGAAGATTGGAATTAACGGCTTCGGTCGTATTGGTCGCCTTGCATTCCGTCGTATTTTGGAACTTGGTGATTCAGCTGCTGATATCGAAGTCGCAGCTATTAACGATTTGACTAGCCCATCAATGTTGGCATACTTGTTGAAGTATGACTCAACGCACGGAACTTTGGATGCCGAAGTTTCTGCTGATGAGACTGGTATCGTCGTTAATGGTAAGCACTACACGGTTTACGCAGAACGCGATGCTCACAACATTCCTTGGGTTAAGAATGACGGTGTTGAGTATGTATTGGAAGCTACTGGTTTCTATACTTCAGCCGAAAAGTCACAGGCCCACTTGGATGCCGGTGCTAAGAAGGTTTTGATTTCAGCCCCAGCCGGTGACGTGCCTACTGTTGTTTACGGTGTTAACCAGGACATCTTGAAGCCTGACGACAAGATCGTTTCAGCTGGTTCATGTACCACTCAGTCACTTGCCCCAATGGCTCGTGTATTGCAGGACAAGTTCGGTGTTGAAGTTGCTACGATGACTACTATCCACGCCTTCACTTCAACTCAGATGATCTTGGATGGACCTAAAAGCAAGAAGTTCCGTTCAAACCGTACTGCTTCAGCTAACACGATTCCTCACTCAACTGGTGCTGCCAAGGCTATCGGCCTGGTTGTCCCTGAGTTGAAGGGTAAGGTTGACGGACACGCGCAGCGTGTTGCCGTTGTTGATGGTTCTGTTACTGAATTGACTTCAGTGCTTTCAAAGAAGGTATCTGCTGATGAAGTTAACGCAGCTATGAAGGCCGCAGCTTCAGATTCATTCGGTTACAACGAAGACGAAATCGTTTCATCAGATATCATCGGTGACACCCACGGTGCTACTTTCGATGCTACGCAGACGCAGATCGTCGAAGCCGGTGACAAGCAGTTGGTTAAGACTGTTTCATGGTACGACAACGAATACGGTTTCACTTCAAACATGATCCGTACGCTGTTGCACTTCGCCCACGTTTAA
- a CDS encoding ECF transporter S component, whose protein sequence is MQKFSAQRIAVLAVIIAANVALSYVARIPIPATTGYVNLVEAGIFLVALLGGPTSGLIVGGLSGFLLDIFAGAPEWMFFSLVIHGLEGWVTGAIGANKKIGQQAIAVVAGSAIMVIGYIFPTVLFAHSWAAGWASVPSNIGQAVAGLIVSLLLIPIFNRLPQIKKYL, encoded by the coding sequence ATGCAAAAATTTTCTGCCCAACGAATTGCTGTTTTAGCAGTGATTATCGCTGCTAACGTCGCCTTATCTTACGTGGCTAGGATTCCAATTCCGGCTACGACCGGTTATGTCAATTTGGTGGAAGCCGGTATCTTTTTGGTCGCCCTCCTGGGTGGTCCAACCAGCGGCCTAATTGTCGGTGGTCTGAGTGGCTTTTTGCTTGATATCTTTGCCGGCGCACCGGAGTGGATGTTCTTTTCATTAGTTATCCATGGCCTAGAAGGTTGGGTAACTGGCGCAATTGGTGCCAACAAGAAGATTGGGCAGCAGGCAATCGCCGTAGTAGCTGGTTCAGCTATCATGGTCATTGGCTATATCTTCCCCACGGTGCTCTTTGCCCACAGTTGGGCGGCCGGCTGGGCATCAGTGCCTAGTAACATCGGCCAGGCCGTGGCCGGATTGATTGTCAGCCTCCTGCTGATTCCAATCTTTAACCGCCTGCCTCAAATTAAAAAATACTTGTAA
- a CDS encoding NAD(P)/FAD-dependent oxidoreductase, producing MADYDYDVLYLGSGHAAFDGAGMLTAKGLKVAFVEKEKVGGTCPNWGCNAKILLEAPAAIQRQIRDSKGIIAGDGSIDWAKNQAHKRSVIDDLPDILQNMFQSLGVTYLFGDGHFVDAHTVQVGDQKVTADKIVIATGAHSNILDVPGKENLSDSKAFLALEDMPKQMVVIGAGYIGLESAAMARAAGSDVTVVMHSDHALRPFYHKYVDQLIASMKEDGIHFVMNADIQAVQGSGDELTLKTDKGEFEADWILDATGRNPNVEDLGLDEIGVKYSRHGVAVNDHLQTSVDNIYAAGDVLDKKQPRLTPTATFESQYLSHLFLGDTKDAIDYPAVATNVFTLPRIAQAGVTVRDAHAEPDKYKVVEKDVMGDWYRQVDYEKAGQIALVYDKDQRLVGATEISDRADDVINQLLPAIEFGYTPDQLARLVTIFPSIGYTAFGELG from the coding sequence ATGGCAGATTATGATTATGACGTCTTGTACCTCGGTAGTGGACACGCCGCCTTTGATGGCGCTGGCATGTTGACCGCTAAGGGACTGAAGGTCGCCTTCGTTGAAAAAGAAAAAGTCGGTGGTACCTGCCCTAACTGGGGATGTAACGCTAAGATTTTGCTAGAAGCGCCAGCAGCTATCCAGCGTCAAATCCGTGATTCTAAGGGTATTATCGCCGGTGATGGCAGCATTGATTGGGCTAAGAACCAGGCCCACAAGCGCTCGGTGATTGACGACTTACCTGATATCTTACAGAACATGTTCCAAAGCCTGGGCGTAACCTATCTCTTTGGTGATGGTCATTTCGTTGATGCGCACACGGTGCAGGTTGGTGACCAAAAAGTTACTGCTGATAAGATTGTGATCGCAACCGGGGCCCACTCTAATATCTTAGACGTCCCCGGCAAGGAAAACCTGAGCGATTCCAAGGCCTTCTTGGCCCTCGAGGACATGCCTAAGCAGATGGTGGTCATCGGGGCCGGTTATATCGGCCTGGAAAGCGCAGCCATGGCCCGGGCCGCTGGTAGCGACGTGACGGTAGTCATGCACAGTGACCACGCCCTGCGGCCTTTCTACCACAAGTACGTTGACCAGTTGATTGCCAGCATGAAGGAAGACGGCATTCACTTCGTGATGAACGCTGATATTCAGGCTGTTCAGGGTAGCGGTGATGAGCTGACCCTGAAGACGGATAAGGGTGAGTTTGAAGCCGACTGGATCTTGGATGCCACTGGCCGCAACCCTAACGTCGAAGACCTTGGCCTGGACGAAATCGGGGTTAAGTACAGCCGCCATGGTGTGGCCGTTAACGACCACCTGCAGACCAGCGTTGATAACATTTACGCTGCCGGTGATGTCTTAGATAAGAAGCAACCACGGCTAACGCCAACGGCTACCTTCGAATCACAGTACCTGAGCCACCTCTTCCTGGGTGACACCAAGGATGCCATCGACTACCCTGCCGTAGCCACTAACGTCTTCACCCTGCCTCGGATTGCTCAGGCCGGTGTGACCGTCCGCGACGCCCACGCTGAGCCGGACAAGTACAAGGTCGTCGAAAAGGATGTCATGGGTGACTGGTACCGCCAGGTCGACTACGAAAAAGCGGGCCAAATTGCCCTGGTCTACGACAAGGACCAGCGCTTGGTTGGTGCCACTGAGATTTCAGACCGGGCTGATGATGTCATCAATCAGCTCCTGCCCGCCATTGAGTTTGGCTACACGCCAGACCAGCTGGCCCGTCTGGTAACCATCTTCCCATCAATTGGTTACACGGCCTTCGGTGAGTTAGGATAA